In the genome of Coraliomargarita algicola, one region contains:
- a CDS encoding glycoside hydrolase family 31 protein, whose protein sequence is MKQTNYYPGDMLDLDTPESKNNVVYVGGHLNEAKQCEGKVQLNFAFESLVEMPKFSEYQPAAKTAQKAEHLFEVKAYSDQIIRMRCAFDGSLMSDSGPILSIDPELTPVPLNVEKQANGWKVLGAKERCYVEVDHTPAVVEAWRDDKNFVFPDQPQLSVYPNPDTKVQFVNMDAFNSSVIESLGMGYIEGGGQAKRSFFSVYCDQLEKFVGTGERFCNLDLRGQVIQVENTDGIGTNSRRTYKNVPMYISSRGYAIFIHTSYNTRLSMAAVSSNSVSAMIEEPVIDLFVVGGSSIAEILKNYCRLTGFVPELPLWSYGMWMARVTYYSAEEVREVARKLRERKHPADVLHVDTAWFEEDWICDWKFGSRFPDPRKFIEELGEQNYKLTLWQTPYIRRTSSRAAEAVELGYLGESKADGDFTGSDWGTGMNAGHIDFSNPAAVKWYQDMLSDLFDMGVAAIKTDFGEDITLADYQMDYDRLHNIYGMLYQQAAADVTKEKTGTGLIWARAGWAGSQRNPVHWGGDTQCSWNGMLSTLKGALNVGLSGFAYWSCDLPGFYGYPVAFKSKPSDLMYLRWTQFGVFESHMRYHGQWPREPWHYPTVEDDVRSWLNLRYMLIPYILEQSKVASETGLPLMRSLILHHEEDPMCWHINDQYYFGDDLLIAPIANDEGIRDVYLPKGEWVDFWTGETLTGEIWLKQIRMPVSRIPVYVKKSAKIAVYPEIVQSTAEMDLKKVKHLCFDETYSGFVESLLAISGIE, encoded by the coding sequence ATGAAACAAACTAATTACTATCCAGGTGATATGCTGGATCTGGATACTCCAGAATCCAAGAACAACGTCGTATATGTCGGTGGGCACTTAAACGAGGCCAAACAGTGCGAGGGCAAAGTGCAGTTGAACTTTGCCTTTGAATCATTGGTTGAGATGCCAAAATTTTCAGAATACCAGCCTGCTGCCAAGACTGCCCAGAAGGCGGAGCATTTGTTTGAGGTTAAAGCCTACAGCGATCAGATCATTCGTATGAGGTGTGCCTTTGATGGCAGTTTGATGAGCGACTCCGGGCCGATCTTATCGATCGATCCGGAGTTGACACCTGTGCCTCTGAATGTGGAGAAGCAAGCGAATGGATGGAAAGTTCTGGGAGCGAAGGAACGTTGTTATGTTGAGGTCGATCATACACCCGCGGTGGTCGAAGCTTGGCGTGATGATAAGAATTTTGTGTTTCCAGATCAACCCCAGCTATCTGTATATCCTAATCCCGATACAAAAGTGCAGTTTGTCAATATGGATGCATTTAATTCCTCGGTGATCGAGTCGCTTGGCATGGGATACATCGAAGGAGGCGGTCAAGCAAAGCGATCCTTCTTCTCAGTTTATTGTGATCAGTTGGAAAAATTTGTCGGCACGGGGGAGCGCTTTTGCAATCTGGATTTGCGAGGGCAAGTCATTCAAGTTGAGAATACAGATGGTATTGGCACTAATTCTCGCCGCACCTATAAGAATGTTCCGATGTATATATCTAGTCGGGGCTATGCGATTTTCATCCATACTTCATACAATACCCGCCTCTCGATGGCTGCTGTGTCCTCCAACTCTGTTAGTGCAATGATTGAGGAGCCTGTGATCGATTTATTTGTCGTCGGTGGCAGTTCGATTGCTGAAATTTTAAAGAACTATTGCCGTCTGACGGGGTTTGTGCCGGAGCTACCGCTGTGGTCCTATGGCATGTGGATGGCTCGGGTTACTTACTACTCAGCTGAAGAAGTGCGTGAAGTCGCTCGTAAATTGAGGGAACGTAAACATCCAGCTGATGTGCTGCATGTTGATACCGCGTGGTTTGAAGAGGATTGGATCTGTGACTGGAAATTTGGCTCGCGTTTTCCAGACCCTAGAAAATTCATAGAAGAACTGGGGGAACAGAATTATAAACTAACGCTTTGGCAAACGCCCTATATCCGACGCACGAGCAGTCGGGCGGCAGAAGCTGTTGAGCTGGGATACTTAGGTGAAAGTAAGGCTGATGGGGATTTTACTGGCAGTGATTGGGGCACTGGTATGAACGCTGGGCACATTGATTTTTCCAATCCGGCTGCAGTCAAATGGTATCAGGATATGTTGTCTGATTTGTTTGATATGGGAGTGGCGGCTATCAAGACGGACTTCGGTGAAGATATTACTTTGGCCGACTATCAGATGGATTATGATCGGCTTCATAATATTTACGGAATGCTTTACCAGCAGGCAGCAGCGGATGTGACCAAAGAGAAAACCGGTACAGGGTTGATTTGGGCACGTGCTGGCTGGGCTGGGTCGCAACGCAATCCCGTACACTGGGGGGGGGATACACAATGCAGCTGGAATGGTATGCTTTCAACACTGAAAGGAGCGCTCAACGTGGGGCTCAGCGGATTTGCTTATTGGAGTTGCGACCTTCCAGGATTTTATGGTTATCCAGTTGCTTTCAAATCCAAGCCTTCTGACCTGATGTATCTACGCTGGACGCAGTTTGGTGTCTTTGAGTCTCATATGCGTTACCATGGTCAATGGCCACGAGAGCCATGGCACTACCCAACGGTAGAAGATGATGTCCGCAGTTGGTTGAATCTACGCTATATGCTTATTCCATATATTCTTGAGCAATCGAAAGTCGCCAGCGAAACTGGCCTGCCTTTGATGCGCAGCTTAATTCTGCACCATGAAGAGGACCCCATGTGCTGGCATATAAACGATCAATATTACTTTGGTGACGACCTATTGATCGCTCCAATTGCTAATGACGAAGGTATTCGCGACGTTTATTTGCCGAAGGGTGAATGGGTTGATTTTTGGACAGGTGAAACACTCACGGGCGAGATTTGGTTAAAACAAATTCGGATGCCAGTTTCCCGTATCCCAGTATATGTTAAAAAATCCGCGAAAATCGCGGTCTATCCTGAGATCGTGCAATCCACTGCGGAAATGGATTTAAAGAAAGTTAAACATCTTTGTTTTGATGAGACTTACTCAGGATTCGTCGAGAGTCTTTTAGCCATCAGTGGGATAGAATAA
- a CDS encoding LacI family DNA-binding transcriptional regulator, which yields MSQKRITLRDIAERTNVSRMTVSLALRDDPHVSKATRDHIQNVAKELGYVPDAKLSQLMSKVATSYTSEVKLGELAFITSFDTENDWKSETRLIYKAYKGALRQASQMGYTVTPYWALSRKHRGEGLNQILLARGIEGIIIPPLGLDLIKSGKIEIKLDWSKYCIVQVGSTMVDMPVHTIRHNHFEGMCLCLENLEALGYGRIGLVLSNTSNLRSYQRWSAAYLQWRALRGHNRSTLPCFNFDNSINPTALSIWITQHKIDAIIGTSHHPLQALKQLEIKVPEELGLALLDVAYENDPISGIDQLPEAIGAAAVDNLVLAIKKGSKGIPEIAKQISIAGRWVKGETTKSVRKKRTAANRSILEADLFKEFDCKND from the coding sequence ATGTCACAAAAACGCATTACACTGAGAGATATAGCCGAACGCACGAACGTTTCCCGCATGACGGTTTCTTTGGCCCTTCGTGACGATCCACATGTGTCGAAAGCCACTCGTGACCACATACAAAACGTCGCAAAGGAACTGGGCTACGTGCCCGACGCAAAACTGTCTCAATTAATGTCGAAAGTAGCCACTTCCTATACATCTGAAGTAAAGCTCGGAGAGTTAGCATTCATCACAAGTTTTGATACTGAGAACGACTGGAAAAGCGAAACACGCCTCATTTATAAGGCATACAAAGGAGCACTTAGGCAAGCATCTCAAATGGGTTATACCGTCACCCCCTACTGGGCACTCAGTCGAAAGCACCGCGGAGAAGGTTTGAACCAGATTCTTTTAGCCCGTGGTATCGAAGGCATCATCATCCCCCCGCTCGGGCTAGATCTGATCAAATCAGGAAAAATAGAAATCAAATTGGATTGGAGCAAGTATTGTATCGTCCAAGTAGGTTCCACCATGGTCGACATGCCCGTCCACACCATTCGACACAATCATTTTGAAGGAATGTGCCTGTGCCTCGAAAACCTGGAAGCACTAGGATACGGGCGTATCGGCTTGGTGTTGTCGAATACATCAAATTTACGCTCCTATCAACGCTGGTCGGCTGCCTACTTACAGTGGCGCGCATTGCGTGGACATAACAGAAGCACACTGCCCTGTTTTAATTTTGATAACTCGATTAATCCGACTGCTTTATCTATTTGGATCACGCAACATAAAATAGATGCCATCATCGGAACGAGTCACCATCCACTCCAAGCACTGAAACAACTCGAAATCAAAGTGCCCGAAGAACTTGGACTCGCGTTACTTGATGTCGCCTATGAGAACGATCCTATCAGTGGGATCGATCAGCTCCCGGAAGCTATTGGCGCCGCTGCCGTCGACAACTTGGTACTCGCGATAAAAAAAGGATCTAAAGGCATCCCAGAAATCGCAAAACAAATTTCAATAGCGGGCCGATGGGTAAAAGGTGAAACGACGAAATCGGTTCGAAAAAAGAGGACTGCGGCGAATCGGTCTATTCTGGAAGCCGACTTATTCAAGGAATTTGACTGCAAGAACGATTGA
- a CDS encoding MFS transporter, which translates to MSKNQNLTKDVDKVSLAAKAAFGGGIVCVAMGANGLQIIGKPVLNIIYGMDPAVIGLILAVMRIWDGLLDPIMGRVSDNSRLNYGRRKPYIIIGSVLTGLVFPLIWWMDPNWSDFQKSGYFFGACLLFYACFTVVSVPYNTLSVELTPDYSERSRVRAACSVANVFIFIVYGWTFSLTQMGWFESPEASMRVLAVVIALFMIIFGVFSGVVPQERYRKLAVKQEKVSIFKSFKEFLCDRNFLLMKGIGLGIVFGNNIVGFLAQYVEIFYVFEGNLVKGAMFSALNMTLLKLMELLTIFLLVRYFMNYDKRKVIMVLLGITIVGVLAKWFLYNPNYPYLIFVSGFYMGPITAGFWMLYSSLQSDYPDYDEYKNGLRREGTYSALGGWLVKVTVAIAMVCSGVILNITGFDQELRGDQPENTFLLMRILMILLPFLFYSLSFYCLVKFALTKEKMQEIRDTLEERRNAV; encoded by the coding sequence ATGAGCAAAAATCAGAATTTAACCAAAGATGTTGATAAAGTAAGTCTGGCGGCAAAAGCAGCATTTGGTGGTGGCATTGTATGCGTGGCGATGGGCGCCAATGGTCTACAGATTATTGGTAAGCCGGTGCTTAACATCATCTATGGGATGGACCCCGCTGTCATTGGGCTGATTTTGGCCGTAATGCGGATATGGGACGGCTTGTTGGATCCGATTATGGGCCGGGTTTCGGATAATAGTCGATTGAACTATGGTCGGCGAAAACCTTATATCATCATAGGTTCTGTTCTAACTGGCTTAGTTTTTCCACTTATCTGGTGGATGGATCCAAATTGGAGCGATTTTCAGAAGTCTGGTTACTTTTTTGGCGCGTGTTTGCTTTTCTATGCCTGTTTCACTGTAGTCTCGGTGCCTTATAATACATTATCTGTAGAATTGACACCCGATTACTCTGAACGTTCGCGTGTTCGAGCAGCCTGCTCGGTTGCCAACGTGTTTATTTTTATAGTTTATGGATGGACCTTTTCGCTGACTCAAATGGGTTGGTTTGAGTCGCCAGAGGCATCTATGCGAGTGCTTGCTGTGGTGATTGCCTTGTTCATGATTATTTTCGGAGTATTTTCCGGAGTCGTGCCGCAAGAACGCTATCGTAAATTAGCGGTGAAGCAGGAGAAAGTCTCAATTTTCAAATCTTTCAAAGAATTTTTGTGCGACCGAAACTTCCTCCTGATGAAAGGCATCGGTCTGGGGATCGTTTTCGGCAATAACATTGTTGGTTTTCTCGCTCAGTACGTTGAAATTTTCTATGTTTTCGAAGGCAACCTCGTGAAGGGGGCGATGTTTTCGGCGCTCAACATGACTTTGCTGAAGTTGATGGAGCTTTTAACCATATTTCTGCTCGTTCGCTATTTTATGAATTACGATAAGCGTAAGGTCATTATGGTTTTGCTCGGCATCACTATCGTCGGTGTCTTGGCCAAGTGGTTTCTATACAATCCCAATTATCCTTATCTGATCTTTGTTAGTGGATTCTACATGGGGCCAATCACAGCTGGGTTCTGGATGCTATATAGCTCTTTGCAATCAGATTATCCGGATTACGATGAATATAAGAATGGGCTTCGCCGTGAGGGAACCTATAGCGCTTTGGGCGGTTGGTTAGTTAAAGTCACTGTCGCTATTGCAATGGTATGCTCGGGTGTCATTCTTAATATTACCGGGTTTGATCAAGAACTGCGCGGCGACCAGCCAGAGAACACCTTCCTGTTGATGCGAATACTGATGATTCTGCTGCCGTTTCTTTTCTATTCTTTGAGTTTCTATTGCCTAGTGAAATTCGCATTGACCAAAGAAAAGATGCAGGAAATCCGCGATACTCTCGAAGAGCGTAGAAATGCCGTCTGA
- a CDS encoding sulfatase: MKNKFNIVYIHSHDTGRHIQPYGYAVDTPRLQQLAEEGIMFRKAFDAAPVCSASRAALLTGMCPHSNGMMGLAHFGWRLNDYKQHIIHTLHKAGYVSALSGIQHIAARPASSVEEIGYSEVLATDSKKADDITNAALEYLGREHEQPFFLSVGYFDTHRPFPTEIDERDDPKYTLVPPTLIDSPENREDMAAYKTSARTWDTSVGRVLDALEANGQAENTLVICTTDHGLAMPKMKCKLTDHGTGVLLIMRGPGGFEGGRVIDGMISHIDLFPTICELLEIEKPDWLQGTSIMPLIQGEAVEVNEELFAEVTYHAAYEPKRSVRTKRWKYIRRFDQEYTKEVRPNCDDGPGKFLMLDGGWGELEPDVEQLYDLLLDPQEYNNLADKTAYAEVLDQMRARLDRWMERTNDPLLNGPVPPSEHFKTWPITNVSPKGPMFDKNGNEILPDNFLQNAR, from the coding sequence ATGAAAAATAAATTCAACATTGTTTACATTCACTCACATGATACCGGTCGGCATATTCAACCATACGGTTATGCAGTGGATACGCCGCGCTTACAGCAATTGGCAGAGGAGGGGATTATGTTCCGTAAGGCGTTTGATGCGGCTCCTGTGTGTTCTGCCAGTCGTGCGGCGCTACTGACTGGTATGTGTCCGCATTCTAATGGTATGATGGGCTTGGCTCACTTCGGTTGGCGCTTGAATGATTACAAGCAGCATATTATTCACACCCTTCACAAGGCTGGCTATGTATCTGCCTTGAGTGGTATCCAGCATATTGCCGCTCGACCCGCATCCTCAGTTGAAGAGATCGGCTACTCCGAAGTTTTAGCAACCGACTCTAAAAAGGCAGACGATATTACCAATGCAGCTTTGGAGTACCTGGGCCGCGAACATGAGCAGCCATTCTTTCTTTCCGTTGGTTACTTCGACACGCATCGGCCATTTCCAACTGAGATCGATGAGCGCGACGATCCTAAGTATACCTTGGTGCCGCCCACACTGATTGATTCTCCGGAAAATCGTGAAGATATGGCTGCTTACAAAACCTCAGCTCGCACGTGGGATACCAGTGTCGGCCGCGTGCTAGACGCTCTGGAGGCCAATGGGCAGGCCGAGAACACGCTGGTGATCTGTACCACTGACCATGGGCTGGCGATGCCAAAAATGAAGTGTAAGTTGACTGACCATGGGACTGGCGTGCTATTGATTATGCGCGGTCCTGGCGGTTTCGAAGGTGGTCGTGTGATCGACGGTATGATCTCGCACATTGACCTCTTCCCTACGATCTGTGAACTGCTTGAGATCGAAAAGCCGGATTGGTTGCAGGGCACTTCGATTATGCCGTTGATTCAGGGCGAGGCAGTGGAAGTGAACGAAGAACTTTTTGCGGAAGTCACCTACCACGCCGCCTATGAGCCCAAACGGTCCGTACGGACGAAACGCTGGAAATATATACGTCGTTTCGATCAGGAATATACTAAGGAGGTGCGTCCGAACTGCGACGACGGCCCCGGCAAGTTCCTAATGCTCGATGGCGGGTGGGGAGAGTTGGAACCCGATGTCGAGCAGCTTTACGACTTATTGTTGGATCCGCAGGAATACAACAACCTCGCAGACAAAACGGCTTATGCGGAAGTGCTCGATCAGATGCGTGCTCGTCTGGATCGCTGGATGGAGCGGACGAATGACCCTTTGCTCAATGGCCCCGTCCCACCGTCCGAGCATTTCAAAACCTGGCCTATCACCAATGTGTCACCCAAGGGGCCGATGTTTGACAAAAATGGCAACGAGATCCTTCCAGATAATTTTTTGCAGAATGCGCGTTAA